A window of the Vigna angularis cultivar LongXiaoDou No.4 chromosome 3, ASM1680809v1, whole genome shotgun sequence genome harbors these coding sequences:
- the LOC108323377 gene encoding transcription factor PIF1 isoform X2, whose translation MLELNRSKMNHCVPDFEIQMDDDEEFPIPVSKKPSMQNDEIMELLWQNGQVVMHSQNHRPLRKPPHTLVAGGVSPARDIRSSEAENYGNQHLFMQEDEMASWLHYPIHEDPPPFDHHDFSADMLNPPPTNEIASVTHNSAAIQSSFRTTELRHPAPRPPIPPSRRPVPAANRMQNFSHFSNHGNSSSSSKATAAQPTVVDSCETPVATAEHAETGRASVTAADAGKVAESGRRETATCDVTVTSSPGGSSGSAEPVQRELDRKRKGREPEESEFLSEDVDFESPEAKKQGRGSTSTKRSRAAEVHNLSERRRRDRINEKMKALQELIPRCNKSDKASMLDEAIEYLKSLQLQVQMMSMGCGMVPMMFPGIQQYLPPMGMGIGMGMGMEMGMNRPVMPFPNMLTSSTLPAATPAAHLGPRFPPVPPFHIPHVPAPDSSRMPAPNLSDNSMLNALGTQGPDQSRIPNYTDPYQQYVGLQQVQLQLMQAMNQPNVSKPSTSRGQENPEKHQSEET comes from the exons atgcttgaaCTCAACAGAAGCAAAATGAATCACTGTGTTCCAGATTTCGAAATCCAAATGGACGATGACGAAGAATTCCCAATTCCCGTCTCAAAGAAACCCTCAAT GCAAAACGACGAGATCATGGAACTGTTGTGGCAAAACGGCCAGGTTGTGATGCACAGCCAAAACCATCGACCACTCAGAAAACCGCCGCATACGTTGGTTGCCGGCGGAGTCTCTCCGGCTAGGGATATTCGATCCTCTGAAGCAGAAAACTACGGTAACCAACACTTGTTCATGCAAGAAGACGAAATGGCTTCGTGGCTTCACTATCCAATCCACGAAGATCCTCCTCCCTTTGATCACCACGATTTCAGCGCCGACATGCTGAACCCGCCGCCGACAAACGAAATCGCGAGCGTGACTCACAATAGCGCCGCCATACAATCCTCCTTTCGCACGACGGAGCTTCGACATCCTGCTCCTCGTCCGCCGATTCCTCCTTCTCGGCGGCCGGTGCCGGCGGCAAACAGGATGCAGAATTTCTCACACTTCTCGAATCACGGCAATTCATCGTCGAGTTCCAAGGCCACGGCGGCACAACCGACGGTGGTGGATTCGTGCGAGACGCCGGTCGCGACGGCAGAGCACGCTGAAACCGGTCGCGCTAGCGTGACCGCCGCCGATGCAGGTAAGGTGGCGGAGTCTGGACGAAGGGAGACGGCGACGTGCGATGTGACGGTGACGTCGTCTCCTGGTGGTTCAAGCGGGAGCGCGGAACCAGTTCAGAGGGAACTTGACCGAAAGAGGAAGGGGAGAGAACCGGAGGAATCAGAGTTTCTGAGCGAG GATGTAGATTTTGAATCTCCGGAAGCTAAAAAACAAGGGCGTGGTTCTACATCTACTAAGAGATCCCGTGCTGCAGAAGTCCACAATCTCTCAGAGAGG AGGCGTCGAGAtagaattaatgaaaaaatgaaagcTTTGCAAGAACTTATACCTCGATGTAACAAG TCTGACAAAGCTTCAATGTTGGATGAAGCAATTGAATATTTGAAGTCACTGCAATTACAAGTGCAG ATGATGTCCATGGGATGCGGCATGGTACCCATGATGTTTCCTGGAATCCAGCAGTATTTGCCGCCAATGGGAATGGGAATTGGCATGGGTATGGGCATGGAAATGGGAATGAACAGACCGGTAATGCCATTTCCCAATATGTTAACTAGTTCAACTTTGCCAGCAGCAACTCCAGCTGCTCATTTGGGACCGAGGTTTCCCCCTGTGCCTCCTTTCCATATTCCCCATGTTCCTGCCCCTGATTCATCCAGAATGCCAGCACCAAATCTGTCAGATAATAGTATGCTTAACGCACTCGGTACCCAAGGTCCAGATCAATCACGTATCCCAAACTACACTGATCCTTATCAGCAATACGTCGGCCTCCAACAGGTGCAGTTACAATTAATGCAG GCAATGAACCAACCAAATGTGAGCAAGCCCAGTACCAGTAGGGGTCAAGAGAATCCAGAAAAACATCAGTCAG AAGAAACATGA
- the LOC108323377 gene encoding transcription factor PIF1 isoform X1 yields the protein MLELNRSKMNHCVPDFEIQMDDDEEFPIPVSKKPSMQNDEIMELLWQNGQVVMHSQNHRPLRKPPHTLVAGGVSPARDIRSSEAENYGNQHLFMQEDEMASWLHYPIHEDPPPFDHHDFSADMLNPPPTNEIASVTHNSAAIQSSFRTTELRHPAPRPPIPPSRRPVPAANRMQNFSHFSNHGNSSSSSKATAAQPTVVDSCETPVATAEHAETGRASVTAADAGKVAESGRRETATCDVTVTSSPGGSSGSAEPVQRELDRKRKGREPEESEFLSEDVDFESPEAKKQGRGSTSTKRSRAAEVHNLSERRRRDRINEKMKALQELIPRCNKSDKASMLDEAIEYLKSLQLQVQMMSMGCGMVPMMFPGIQQYLPPMGMGIGMGMGMEMGMNRPVMPFPNMLTSSTLPAATPAAHLGPRFPPVPPFHIPHVPAPDSSRMPAPNLSDNSMLNALGTQGPDQSRIPNYTDPYQQYVGLQQVQLQLMQAMNQPNVSKPSTSRGQENPEKHQSGKLPF from the exons atgcttgaaCTCAACAGAAGCAAAATGAATCACTGTGTTCCAGATTTCGAAATCCAAATGGACGATGACGAAGAATTCCCAATTCCCGTCTCAAAGAAACCCTCAAT GCAAAACGACGAGATCATGGAACTGTTGTGGCAAAACGGCCAGGTTGTGATGCACAGCCAAAACCATCGACCACTCAGAAAACCGCCGCATACGTTGGTTGCCGGCGGAGTCTCTCCGGCTAGGGATATTCGATCCTCTGAAGCAGAAAACTACGGTAACCAACACTTGTTCATGCAAGAAGACGAAATGGCTTCGTGGCTTCACTATCCAATCCACGAAGATCCTCCTCCCTTTGATCACCACGATTTCAGCGCCGACATGCTGAACCCGCCGCCGACAAACGAAATCGCGAGCGTGACTCACAATAGCGCCGCCATACAATCCTCCTTTCGCACGACGGAGCTTCGACATCCTGCTCCTCGTCCGCCGATTCCTCCTTCTCGGCGGCCGGTGCCGGCGGCAAACAGGATGCAGAATTTCTCACACTTCTCGAATCACGGCAATTCATCGTCGAGTTCCAAGGCCACGGCGGCACAACCGACGGTGGTGGATTCGTGCGAGACGCCGGTCGCGACGGCAGAGCACGCTGAAACCGGTCGCGCTAGCGTGACCGCCGCCGATGCAGGTAAGGTGGCGGAGTCTGGACGAAGGGAGACGGCGACGTGCGATGTGACGGTGACGTCGTCTCCTGGTGGTTCAAGCGGGAGCGCGGAACCAGTTCAGAGGGAACTTGACCGAAAGAGGAAGGGGAGAGAACCGGAGGAATCAGAGTTTCTGAGCGAG GATGTAGATTTTGAATCTCCGGAAGCTAAAAAACAAGGGCGTGGTTCTACATCTACTAAGAGATCCCGTGCTGCAGAAGTCCACAATCTCTCAGAGAGG AGGCGTCGAGAtagaattaatgaaaaaatgaaagcTTTGCAAGAACTTATACCTCGATGTAACAAG TCTGACAAAGCTTCAATGTTGGATGAAGCAATTGAATATTTGAAGTCACTGCAATTACAAGTGCAG ATGATGTCCATGGGATGCGGCATGGTACCCATGATGTTTCCTGGAATCCAGCAGTATTTGCCGCCAATGGGAATGGGAATTGGCATGGGTATGGGCATGGAAATGGGAATGAACAGACCGGTAATGCCATTTCCCAATATGTTAACTAGTTCAACTTTGCCAGCAGCAACTCCAGCTGCTCATTTGGGACCGAGGTTTCCCCCTGTGCCTCCTTTCCATATTCCCCATGTTCCTGCCCCTGATTCATCCAGAATGCCAGCACCAAATCTGTCAGATAATAGTATGCTTAACGCACTCGGTACCCAAGGTCCAGATCAATCACGTATCCCAAACTACACTGATCCTTATCAGCAATACGTCGGCCTCCAACAGGTGCAGTTACAATTAATGCAG GCAATGAACCAACCAAATGTGAGCAAGCCCAGTACCAGTAGGGGTCAAGAGAATCCAGAAAAACATCAGTCAGGTAAATTGCCATTCTAG
- the LOC108323377 gene encoding transcription factor PIF1 isoform X3, translated as MNHCVPDFEIQMDDDEEFPIPVSKKPSMQNDEIMELLWQNGQVVMHSQNHRPLRKPPHTLVAGGVSPARDIRSSEAENYGNQHLFMQEDEMASWLHYPIHEDPPPFDHHDFSADMLNPPPTNEIASVTHNSAAIQSSFRTTELRHPAPRPPIPPSRRPVPAANRMQNFSHFSNHGNSSSSSKATAAQPTVVDSCETPVATAEHAETGRASVTAADAGKVAESGRRETATCDVTVTSSPGGSSGSAEPVQRELDRKRKGREPEESEFLSEDVDFESPEAKKQGRGSTSTKRSRAAEVHNLSERRRRDRINEKMKALQELIPRCNKSDKASMLDEAIEYLKSLQLQVQMMSMGCGMVPMMFPGIQQYLPPMGMGIGMGMGMEMGMNRPVMPFPNMLTSSTLPAATPAAHLGPRFPPVPPFHIPHVPAPDSSRMPAPNLSDNSMLNALGTQGPDQSRIPNYTDPYQQYVGLQQVQLQLMQAMNQPNVSKPSTSRGQENPEKHQSGKLPF; from the exons ATGAATCACTGTGTTCCAGATTTCGAAATCCAAATGGACGATGACGAAGAATTCCCAATTCCCGTCTCAAAGAAACCCTCAAT GCAAAACGACGAGATCATGGAACTGTTGTGGCAAAACGGCCAGGTTGTGATGCACAGCCAAAACCATCGACCACTCAGAAAACCGCCGCATACGTTGGTTGCCGGCGGAGTCTCTCCGGCTAGGGATATTCGATCCTCTGAAGCAGAAAACTACGGTAACCAACACTTGTTCATGCAAGAAGACGAAATGGCTTCGTGGCTTCACTATCCAATCCACGAAGATCCTCCTCCCTTTGATCACCACGATTTCAGCGCCGACATGCTGAACCCGCCGCCGACAAACGAAATCGCGAGCGTGACTCACAATAGCGCCGCCATACAATCCTCCTTTCGCACGACGGAGCTTCGACATCCTGCTCCTCGTCCGCCGATTCCTCCTTCTCGGCGGCCGGTGCCGGCGGCAAACAGGATGCAGAATTTCTCACACTTCTCGAATCACGGCAATTCATCGTCGAGTTCCAAGGCCACGGCGGCACAACCGACGGTGGTGGATTCGTGCGAGACGCCGGTCGCGACGGCAGAGCACGCTGAAACCGGTCGCGCTAGCGTGACCGCCGCCGATGCAGGTAAGGTGGCGGAGTCTGGACGAAGGGAGACGGCGACGTGCGATGTGACGGTGACGTCGTCTCCTGGTGGTTCAAGCGGGAGCGCGGAACCAGTTCAGAGGGAACTTGACCGAAAGAGGAAGGGGAGAGAACCGGAGGAATCAGAGTTTCTGAGCGAG GATGTAGATTTTGAATCTCCGGAAGCTAAAAAACAAGGGCGTGGTTCTACATCTACTAAGAGATCCCGTGCTGCAGAAGTCCACAATCTCTCAGAGAGG AGGCGTCGAGAtagaattaatgaaaaaatgaaagcTTTGCAAGAACTTATACCTCGATGTAACAAG TCTGACAAAGCTTCAATGTTGGATGAAGCAATTGAATATTTGAAGTCACTGCAATTACAAGTGCAG ATGATGTCCATGGGATGCGGCATGGTACCCATGATGTTTCCTGGAATCCAGCAGTATTTGCCGCCAATGGGAATGGGAATTGGCATGGGTATGGGCATGGAAATGGGAATGAACAGACCGGTAATGCCATTTCCCAATATGTTAACTAGTTCAACTTTGCCAGCAGCAACTCCAGCTGCTCATTTGGGACCGAGGTTTCCCCCTGTGCCTCCTTTCCATATTCCCCATGTTCCTGCCCCTGATTCATCCAGAATGCCAGCACCAAATCTGTCAGATAATAGTATGCTTAACGCACTCGGTACCCAAGGTCCAGATCAATCACGTATCCCAAACTACACTGATCCTTATCAGCAATACGTCGGCCTCCAACAGGTGCAGTTACAATTAATGCAG GCAATGAACCAACCAAATGTGAGCAAGCCCAGTACCAGTAGGGGTCAAGAGAATCCAGAAAAACATCAGTCAGGTAAATTGCCATTCTAG
- the LOC108323377 gene encoding transcription factor PIF1 isoform X4 produces MNHCVPDFEIQMDDDEEFPIPVSKKPSMQNDEIMELLWQNGQVVMHSQNHRPLRKPPHTLVAGGVSPARDIRSSEAENYGNQHLFMQEDEMASWLHYPIHEDPPPFDHHDFSADMLNPPPTNEIASVTHNSAAIQSSFRTTELRHPAPRPPIPPSRRPVPAANRMQNFSHFSNHGNSSSSSKATAAQPTVVDSCETPVATAEHAETGRASVTAADAGKVAESGRRETATCDVTVTSSPGGSSGSAEPVQRELDRKRKGREPEESEFLSEDVDFESPEAKKQGRGSTSTKRSRAAEVHNLSERRRRDRINEKMKALQELIPRCNKSDKASMLDEAIEYLKSLQLQVQMMSMGCGMVPMMFPGIQQYLPPMGMGIGMGMGMEMGMNRPVMPFPNMLTSSTLPAATPAAHLGPRFPPVPPFHIPHVPAPDSSRMPAPNLSDNSMLNALGTQGPDQSRIPNYTDPYQQYVGLQQVQLQLMQAMNQPNVSKPSTSRGQENPEKHQSEET; encoded by the exons ATGAATCACTGTGTTCCAGATTTCGAAATCCAAATGGACGATGACGAAGAATTCCCAATTCCCGTCTCAAAGAAACCCTCAAT GCAAAACGACGAGATCATGGAACTGTTGTGGCAAAACGGCCAGGTTGTGATGCACAGCCAAAACCATCGACCACTCAGAAAACCGCCGCATACGTTGGTTGCCGGCGGAGTCTCTCCGGCTAGGGATATTCGATCCTCTGAAGCAGAAAACTACGGTAACCAACACTTGTTCATGCAAGAAGACGAAATGGCTTCGTGGCTTCACTATCCAATCCACGAAGATCCTCCTCCCTTTGATCACCACGATTTCAGCGCCGACATGCTGAACCCGCCGCCGACAAACGAAATCGCGAGCGTGACTCACAATAGCGCCGCCATACAATCCTCCTTTCGCACGACGGAGCTTCGACATCCTGCTCCTCGTCCGCCGATTCCTCCTTCTCGGCGGCCGGTGCCGGCGGCAAACAGGATGCAGAATTTCTCACACTTCTCGAATCACGGCAATTCATCGTCGAGTTCCAAGGCCACGGCGGCACAACCGACGGTGGTGGATTCGTGCGAGACGCCGGTCGCGACGGCAGAGCACGCTGAAACCGGTCGCGCTAGCGTGACCGCCGCCGATGCAGGTAAGGTGGCGGAGTCTGGACGAAGGGAGACGGCGACGTGCGATGTGACGGTGACGTCGTCTCCTGGTGGTTCAAGCGGGAGCGCGGAACCAGTTCAGAGGGAACTTGACCGAAAGAGGAAGGGGAGAGAACCGGAGGAATCAGAGTTTCTGAGCGAG GATGTAGATTTTGAATCTCCGGAAGCTAAAAAACAAGGGCGTGGTTCTACATCTACTAAGAGATCCCGTGCTGCAGAAGTCCACAATCTCTCAGAGAGG AGGCGTCGAGAtagaattaatgaaaaaatgaaagcTTTGCAAGAACTTATACCTCGATGTAACAAG TCTGACAAAGCTTCAATGTTGGATGAAGCAATTGAATATTTGAAGTCACTGCAATTACAAGTGCAG ATGATGTCCATGGGATGCGGCATGGTACCCATGATGTTTCCTGGAATCCAGCAGTATTTGCCGCCAATGGGAATGGGAATTGGCATGGGTATGGGCATGGAAATGGGAATGAACAGACCGGTAATGCCATTTCCCAATATGTTAACTAGTTCAACTTTGCCAGCAGCAACTCCAGCTGCTCATTTGGGACCGAGGTTTCCCCCTGTGCCTCCTTTCCATATTCCCCATGTTCCTGCCCCTGATTCATCCAGAATGCCAGCACCAAATCTGTCAGATAATAGTATGCTTAACGCACTCGGTACCCAAGGTCCAGATCAATCACGTATCCCAAACTACACTGATCCTTATCAGCAATACGTCGGCCTCCAACAGGTGCAGTTACAATTAATGCAG GCAATGAACCAACCAAATGTGAGCAAGCCCAGTACCAGTAGGGGTCAAGAGAATCCAGAAAAACATCAGTCAG AAGAAACATGA